The genomic interval GTGACGGACGCTCGGCGAGCCATGTCTGGGAGCGCGATTGCACCTTGCAGCGCCGCCACCAGAAGATCGTGGAGATCGCGCCCGCGCCGCGGCTCGATCCGCAGCTTCGCCGCCAGCTCTGCGACGCCGCGGTCTGGCTTGCGGACGACGTGAACCTGAAAGGCCTCGCCACCTTCGAGTTCCTGATCGACCCGCATCCGGCGCGCCACGCCTCCGCCTTCGCCTTCATCGAGGCCAATCCGCGCCTGCAGGTCGAGCACACCGTTACGGAGGAAGTCACCGGCATCGATCTCGTCGGCGTGCAGATCGAGCTCGCGCGCGGCCGCACCCTGCGCGACATCGGCCTCACCCAGGACGTCGTGCCGGCGCCGCGCGGCTTCGCCGTGCAGCTGCGCATCAACATGGAGAAGATCGAGAGCGACGGCACGATCAAGCCCTCGGGCGGAACGCTCAGCGCCTTCGCTCCGCCGTCCGGCCCCGGCGTGCGCGTCGACACGTTCGGCTATGAGGGTTACGCGACCAATCCGGCCTTCGACCCGCTGCTCGCCAAGCTGATCGTGCACGGCCCCGACTACGCCACGGCGATGACCCGCGCGTCGCGCGCGCTGAACGAATTCGTCATCGGCGGCGTCGCCACCAATCTGGCCTTCCTGCACGAATTGATCGGGCGCGCCGATGTTCTCAAGGGGCGCGCCCATACGCGCTATGTCGAAGAGCACACCGCCGATCTCGTCGCCGCGGCGGCGGATTGGCACCCGCAACACGCCGGAGCGGTCGCCGCGCCGCAAACCGCAGACGCTGCGCCGACGACCGTCGTCGCGCCGGCCGGCACGGTCGCGGTGACCGCGCCCATGCAGGGCAAGATCGTCTCCGTCGACGTGAAACCGGGCGATGCCGTGCGCCGGGGTGCATCCGTCGCCGTGCTGGAAGCGATGAAGATGGAGCACCTTGTCGCCGCCCCCGTGTCGGGCCGCATACATTCCCTGGCGCGGGCGCCGGGCACGGTGGTGTTCGAGGGCGATCCTCTGCTCTTCCTGGCGCCGCAGGAGGTCGCGGGCACCGAAGAAACGCGGGCGGTCGAAGCAGATCCGGATTTCATCCGGCCGGACCTGGCCGAATCCAATGCGCGCCACGCCTTCGGCTACGACGCCAGCCGCCCCGAGGCCGTGGCCCGGCGGCGCGGAACCAACCAGCGCACGGTGCGCGAAAATATCGCACAGCTCTGCGATCCCGGCAGTTTCATCGAATACGGCGCGCTCGCCTTTGCGGCCCAGCGCCGCCGCCGCGAGCTCGACGACCTGATCGCGAACACGCCCGGCGACGGGATCGTCACCGGGCTGGGCACCGTCAACGCGAAGCACTTCGGCGAGGCCAAGGCGCGCTGCGCCGTCATGGCCTATGACTACACCGTGCTCGCCGGTACCCAGGGCGCGATGAACCATCGCAAGAAGGACCGCCTGCTGACGGTCGCCGAGGAGTGGAAACTGCCTGTCGTCTGCTTCACCGAAGGCGGCGGCGGCCGGCCGGGCGATACGGATTTCCCCAGCGTCGCCGGCCTCGACACGCCGACCTTCCGCCAATACGCCAGGCTCTCCGGCCTGGTGCCGCGCATCGGCGTCAATTCGGGCCGCTGCTTCGCGGGCAATGCCGCACTGCTCGGCTGCTCCGACGTCGTCATCGCGACCGCGAATTCGAATATCGGCATGGGCGGCCCGGCGATGATCGAAGGCGGCGGGCTCGGCGTCTTCAGGCCCAGGGATGTCGGGCCGATGTCGGTTCAGGTGCCCAATGGCGTGGTCGACGTCGCGGTCGCGGACGAGATCGAGGCAATAGACGTGGCCAAGAAATATCTCGCCTATTTCCAGGGTCCGGTCGCGGCCTGGGACTGCGCCAACCAGAAGGAACTGCGCCATCTCATTCCGGAGAACCGGCTGCGCATCTATGAGAGCCGCAAGGTCATCGAGACGCTGGCCGACACGGGCTCGGTGCTCGAATTGCGCCGGGACTTCGCGCCGGGCCTGATCACCGCCCTGGTACGGATCGAGGGCGCGCCGTTCGGCCTCATCGCCAACAATCCGATGTTCATCGCCGGCGCGATCGACGCGCCTTGCGCCGACAAGGCAGCGCGCTTCCTGCAGCTCTGCGACGCCTTCGGCCTTCCCATCCTGTCGCTCTGCGACACGCCGGGTTTCATGGTAGGCCCGGACGCGGAAAAAACAGCGCTGGTGCGCCGCGTCAGCCGCATGTTCGTGGTCGGCGGCGCGCTCAGCGTGCCGATCTTCACGATCGTCCTGCGCAAGGGTTACGGCCTCGGCGCCCAGGCGATGGCGGGCGGCAGCTTCCACGCGCCGTTCTTCATCGTCTCCTGGCCGACCGGCGAATTCGGCGGCATGGGCCTGGAAGGCGCCGCCCGGCTCGGCTATCGCCGGGAGCTCGAAGCCGAACCGACGCCGGAGGCCCGCGAGGCGCTGCTCAAGAAGCTCGCGGCGCAGTCCTACGCCCGCGGCAAGGCCATCAACATGGCGGCCTATCTGGAGATCGACGACGTCATCGATCCGGCCGACACGCGCCGCTGGATCATGCGCGGCTACCGCTCGCTGCCGCCCTGGGACGCAAGCAAGCGGCGGACTTTTATCGATACCTGGTGATCAGCCCGTCGCGGCGAACCGCTGCGCCGCGGCCTTGCCTTTGACGAAGATGCCCGGCGCGTGGTCGACCGGCACGAAGACGCTCGACAGCCCGCGCACCGATTCGGCATGGCCCAGCACCAGCGCGCCGTCCGGCACCAGGACGTCGGCGATCTTGTCGAGCACGTCGATCTTGGTCTTGCGCTCGAAATAGATCAGCACGTTGCGGCAGAACACGATGTCGAGGTCGTCTAGCCAGCCATAGGAATCGAGCAGGTTGAAGGCACGGAACGTCACCATGCGGCGCAGGTTCTCGTGGATGCGCCAGCTCCCGCCCTCCTGGGCGAAATGCGAGACGAGGCGGCGGATCGCAAGCCCGCGCTGGACCTCGAAATGGGTGTAGAGGCCCTCCTCGGCGCGCGCGATCATCTCGGTGCTGAGGTCGGTGGCGATCAGGTCGATGTTCCAGCCTTTCGACACCAGCTTGGCGTCATCGAGCAGCATGGCGATGGAATAGGGTTCCTGGCCCGCGGCGCAGGCGGCGCACCAGATGCGCAGGCGCTTTGTCTGGGCGCGGTCCTCGATGAGGCGCGGCAGGATGAGGTCGCGGAAATGCTCGAACGCGGCCTTGTCGCGGAAAAAGGAGGATTCGTTGGTCGTCATTGCCTCGGTGACGGCGCGCGCCAGCGTATCGCGCCCGTGGCGGAGTTCCGCCATCAGGCCGTCGATCGAGCGGAAGCCGAAGCGGCGCATCACGGGGCTGAGCTGGCCCGCGACGAAGCGCGTCTTGGTCGGCGGCAGGATGAGACCCGACCGCCGGCGTACGATCCGCGAGAGAAAATCCAGGTCGTCTTCCGTCATCTTGCGTTACATCAAGCCCACTTCGGCGAGCTTGGCCTCGATGATGCCCCGGTCGAAAGGCTTCATGATGTATTCGTTGGCGCCGGCGCCCAGCGCCTCGGTGATGTGGGCCACGTCGTTCTCGGTGGTGCAGAACACGACGATGGGGCGGGCGCCGTCGCGCTCGCGGCGCAGCGTCTTGAGGAATTCGATGCCGTTCATGTTCGGCATGTTCCAGTCGAGCAGGATGAGTTCGGGCATCCGGGCGCGGCAGGCGACCAGCGCGGAGAGGCCGTCATCGGCCTCTCCGGTCTCGAACTGCAGATCCTGCAGGATGCGGCAGGCCACCTTGCGGATCACGCGGCTGTCGTCGACGACGAGGCAACTTCTCATGGCTCGGTTGTCCAAAAAGCGGCCGCAAGGACGCAGCGGCCCACACTCGATTCCGGACAGAGCCTAGGACGAACGTGTGAATGAGGGGTTTAGAGGGTTAACCCGCGACCAGTTCGACGGCGCCCTCGCGCGCGGTCAGCGTCAGCCCGGCGTTCAGATCGCGCGACAGCTTGTGGGCGAGATAAGGCTGGATGCCGCGGGCGTCGAGATGGGTTTCCTCGCCGCGCACCGCGTTCGCGACGTCGTCCAGCACGCGGGCATAGGGGCTGGTCGCGACGATCTTGAAGGCGGGCGCGGCCGGATCCGCACCGACCATGACGGAAAGCTGGCCGCCGCGCGGCAGGCAATCCGCGCCCAGAAGCGCCGCGTTCATCAGGAGTTTCGCCCAGTTCTTGGGCCAGTTCACATGACCGCCCTGCCAGTTGAGCTGGACCTTGCCGCCCTCCAGCAGGCCGGCGACCAGCCGCCCGATCTCGCCGACGTCGAGTTCCGCGCCGGCGGAACCCGCCGCGCCGAAGGCAATGCGCATGAATTGGAGCCGGGCCAGCGCCTGCAGGGCGCTCGACGTGACGATTTTCAGCGCGTCGGCGCGCATTGCCGCGTCGCGCTCGTCCTCCATCACTTCGAGGCCGTTGACGACCGCGCCGAGGGGGCCGACCAGGTCGTGGCAGACCCGGCTGACCAGGAATGCGGCAAATTCGATGTCATCCATGGCCGGGCGGTCTCCGCTGGGGACGAATGGTTTGCGAACGGTAACCATGCGGACCGCCTCTTAAGGAATGCTTAAGGGTGGCGCAACCGCAATCGCCGGAAGGCTCAGTTGCCCGAAGCAATGTTCGCGCGGAGCTGGTCCATATAGGCGGACAGCGCCGGAACGCCCCCGCCGTTGCGGCCGAGGAAGGCCACGAATTCGTCGTGCTCCGCCGGCGCCAGCCAGATGCCGGCGACGCTGAAATCCACGATGACCGGCTTGCCGATATCGGACCGCACGCGGAAATCGACCTCCAGCGGCCTGCCCGACTGTTCCTTGGGATCGACCAGCAGCGTCGTGACGATATCGTCGGCCGGCCCGTTCACGCGCGACCCGGTGACCTTGAGCGTCTGGCCGGAATAGCGCTGGAAATAGGACTGGTAGACCGTGACCGCGTAGCGCTGGAAGGCGGCGGCGAAGGCGTCGCGATCGGCCGGGGTCGCTTTGACGGCATAGTCGCCCAGGGTGAAGACGGCGACACGCTTGAGATCGGTGATGCCGAGCAGGAAGTCCTCGAACGCCGCGCGCCGCTGGTCCTGGGTCAGATGGACGTCGTTGAGAATCTCAAGGCCCTTGTGGATGTTGTTTGCGACAAGGTCTTCGGCGGGGGTCGCTGCGGCGGCGGGCGAGACGATGGCGAATGCGAGAACGGCGAGCGCCGCGGTCACAACGCGACGGATGGCTGCAAGGCGCATGGGGTTCCCTTCTGTCGAGCTTGTCCGCTCTCGCCCTTGCGGAATGGGCCGCGCCGTGACGCCGCATCGCGGCGCCGATAGGCTATGACACGGTTCTATCGCCGGAACGAGTTGAATCATGCGCAGTCGCTTTCGCGCCGTTTGTTGTGCTACGGGAACTTTGCCGCAAATCGCGGCTTTCCGCGGGGTTTGTCCGAGATGCCGTCACCCTCTCATCACCTGATCGCGCTCGCCGCTCTCGCGCACGAGGCCGGCGTCATCGTGATGCGCCATTACGAGGCGGGCACTGCGGCGCGCAAGAAGGCCGACCACTCGCCGGTGACCGACGCGGACGAAGAGGCGGAAGCCCATATCCTGCGGGGCCTGCGCGACGCGGCGCCCGACGTGCCGGTGATCGCGGAAGAAGAAGTTGCCGCCGGCCGGTTGCCGGCGATCGGGAACCATTTTTTCCTTGTCGATCCGCTCGACGGCACGAAGGAATTCATCAACCGCAACGGCGAGTTCACCGTGAACATCGCCGAAGTGCAGAACGGCATCGCGATCCGCGGCGTGGTCTATGCGCCGGCCAAGCATCGCCTGTTTCTCGGCGAGACGCCCGGCGGCGCCTTCGAAACCGAAACCGCGGTGGACGTGCCGCCGGACATCGCGCTGGCCAAGCCGATTCATGTCCGCAAGGCTCCGGCGGACGGCCTTATCGCCGTCGCCAGCCGCTCGCACCGCGACAAGAAGACGGAGGAATATCTCGCCGCCTATCCGGTGAAGGACTTCATCACCGCCGGCTCTTCGCTGAAATTCTGCCTGGTCGCCGCCGGCGAGGCAGACATTTATCCGCGCCACGGAACGACGATGGAATGGGACACCGCGGCCGGCCACGCGGTTCTCGTCGCGGCGGGTGGAACCGTCACGAAGCTCGACGGTTCGCCGTTTCTCTACGGTCGTGCAGCGGAAGGTTTTACCAACCCGCATTTCGTCGCGCGGGGCGGCCGTTAACTACCGGTCGTAGTCGTGCCGGCTGGAATAGAACATCAGGGCCATCAGCCCGCCGCCGACCGCGATGGTGAGCAGCGAACCCGCGACCAGCGCGAACCATCCGAAAGCGCTCATACGGACCGCGCCAAGCGTTCCCCAGGTGTAAGCTGCGTACCAGATCGAAACCCCGAGAAACCCGAGGAGAATCACCAAGGCAAGCCACCCCGCCCGCGAAAGGTGGGCGTGGTTGTCGTCGTCGCTGTTGCTCATGAAACCATCGCTCATGGATGCGATAACGCGAAAGGGCGCGGCTCGTTCATCTTTCGGTCGCGCCCTCGCGCCGCACCCTCGCAGAACCTAGGTCGCCGCCGCGCCGAGTATCGGGGAACCCGGGGGCAAGCTGGACCTTCAATTCCGCGCCATCCGCGCCGGAAACCCGCAGCATGTCACCCTTGATCGGAGACGAGCCGTCGACTGTGTTGGCGCACCAGCGGGTGTCGTCGACCCGCACCGCGCCGCGGCCATTGACGAAATTTTCCTCCGCCCTGACCATGCGCCCGACATACTGCGCGCTGCGGTCGTTGAGATTTGTGTGTGTGTTGCGTTCGGCGCGGCCCCAGGCCGACCGTTTCCAGACGGCGGTCGCCACCACCGCGATCACCGCGAACAGGAACACCGCCAGCCGCCCGTCGAGCGACGGCACCAGGAATTTCAGCACGCCGACCAGCAGCGCCGCGATCCCCGGCCACAGCAGATACTGAGTCGTGCTTGCGATCTCGAGCGCAAGCAGCACCGCGCCCAGCGCCCACCAATGCCAGGCGGCCTGGTTGTTCAGGAACTGAGTGATCGCATCCATGGCGTCCTCCTCAGGTACCGGCGGGCCGCGTCGGCGGCGCCACGTTCGGCACGGTGCCGGCGGCGTTCTGGCCGCGCGCCCGCGGCGCGGCGGCGGTGGCGACCTGGGTCGTGATCGCCTCGCGAGTCATCTCGGCGATACCGGCGATGGAGCCGAGCAGGCCCGCCGACTCCATCGGCACGACGACGAATTTCTGGTTCGGCGCATTGGCGAGCTGCGCGAAGGCGTCGACATATTTCTGGCCGAGGAAGTAGTTGAGGGCGTTGACGTTGCCGGCCTCGATCGAATCCGAGACCATCTGCGTCGCCTTGGCCTCCGCCTGCGCCAGCCGCTCGCGCGCCTCGGCATCGCGGAAGGCGGCTTCCTTGCGGCCTTCCGCCTGGAGAATGGCGGACTGCTTGGCGCCCTCGGCGCGCAGGATCGCGCCCTGCTTCTCGCCATCGGCCTGGGTGACTTCGGCCCGGCGGAAACGCTCTGCCTTCATCTGCCGCGCCATTGCTTCGGTAATATCGGTCGGCGGCGACAGATCCTTGATCTCGATGCGGGTGACTTTCACGCCCCAGGGACTGGTCGCCTGGTCGACGACGGAAAGCAGCCGCTGGTTGATCTCGTCGCGCTTGGACAGGACCTCGTCGAGGTCCATCGCACCGATCACGGTGCGCGCATTGGTGAGGCAAAGATTGGTGATACCGGCTTGCAGGTTGGCGACCTCATAGGCCGCCTTGGCTGCGTCGACCACCTGATAGAAGGCGATGGCGTCGGCGGTCACGGTGGCGTTGTCGCGCGTGATGACCACCTGGCTCGGGATCGTCAGGACCTCTTCCATCATCGAAAGCTTGCGCCCGATGCGGTCCACATAGGGGACGATCAGGTTGAGGCCCGGCTTGAGCACCTTGGTGAAACGGCCGAAGCGCTCGACCGTCCATTCGCGGCCCTGCGGCACGCTCTTGACGCCCGAGAAGATGGTGACGAGCGCGAGAACCAGCAGCGCGAGCACGAAAATCGTTGCGCCATCCATGGACGTTCTCCCCTTGCCGACCGTTGGCCGGCCGACGCTGCGAAACGTAATCCTCTTGGCCGGTCATCAAAAGGCCTTGAAAGGCCGAAAATGTCCCCTACGCCCCCTTTGTCGTGGCCGCTCCGATGGGGCATTGATGGCGCTCGCGGGGATGACGTGATTCGCTTGGGAGAATGACATGCGACATTTCCGGATTCTCGGCGCTCTGTTCGCCGCCCTTGCCGCGCTGGCGCTCTCGGTGGCCCCCACGGCCGCCGACGACCGCAATGCAAACGACGACACTTTCTCGCCGAACGAGATCGTACAGGCGGGATCGGACTTCTTCGGCGTCACCACAGAGGTGATGGCCAAGGCCGTGCAGCGCGTGACCGAGGATCTCGGCCTGCCCGACGGCTACATCAAGGGCGACGAAGGCTCAGGCGCCTTCATCCTCGGCGTGCGCTACGGCTCGGGCTGGCTGATCCGCAAGGGCATGGAGCCCACGAAGGTCTATTGGAAAGGCCCCTCGATCGGCTTCGATGTCGGCGGCAACGGCTCCAAGGTCTTCACCCTGGTCTACAATCTCAAGGAGGAGCGGCGCCTCTATCAGCGCTTTCCGGGCGTGGAGGGCAGCATCTATTTCATCGCCGGCATCGGCGTGAACTATCTGCGCTCGGGCGGCGTGACGCTGGCGCCGATGCGCACCGGCGTCGGCCTGCGCGCCGGCGTCAACGCGCATTACATGGTCTACAGCGACCGGCGGGACTGGTTCCCGCTCTAGGACCTAGGCGCTGGCGTCCGACGTCTCCGTCGCGATATTGCCGGCCGGCGCCGGCAGATAGAGCAGCAGCGCGGCCGCGACATAGATCGAAGAGAACGTGCCGACCACGATGCCGAACAGGATCGCGGCGGAGAAATCGAACAGCGACGGCCCGCCATAGAGCAGCAGCGGAATGATCGAGACCCCGGTCGCGACGCTGGTCAGGATGGTTCGCGTCAGCATCTGGTTGGTCGAAAGATTTATGAGGTCCGGCAGCGGCATGCGCTTGTATTTGCGGCGGTTCTCCCGAATCCGGTCGAACACGACGACGGTGTCGTTGATCGAATAGCCGGCAAGGGTAAGCAGCGCCGCGATGCTTGTCAGCGTGAAATCCAGATGCAGGATCGAGAACAGGCCGGCCGTCACCAGCACGTCATGGCCGGTCGCCAGCGCGGCGCTGACACCGTATTGCCATTCGAAGCGGAACGCGACCCACAACGCGATGGCGAGGACCGCCAGCAGCGTCGCCAGGATGCCGGCGTGGAACAGCTCCGCGCTGACCTGGGGCCCCACCACGTCGGTATTGCGGATCGTATAGGCGGTACCCAGCTTCGCCTTGATGGTCTGCGCCACGGCCTGGTTGGCTTCGTCGCTTTGCGGCTGCACGCGAATGAGGGCGCAGGAATTCGCGGGCGTATCGCACTGGCCGCCGCCGAAATAGGTGACCTGGACCTCCTTGAACCCCAGATTGCCGATGTCGGCGCGCATCTGGCCGATATCGATCGTCTGGGCGTACTTCACTTCGATCGCAACGCCGCCGGTGAAGTCGATGCCGAGGTTGAAACCGTGGACGGCGATTGAGATGATCGACGCCAGCAACAGCAGGCCGTCGATGGCAAAGGCGAAATAGCGCGCCCTGACGAAATTGATCTTGGTGGCTTCGGGCAGGAATCGCAAAAGGGGCATGGCGGGGTCCGAAAAGGCCCGGCAGACATATAGGTTGCGCCCGCGCCCGACAAGATAACCCGCCGATTTGCATAATTCCCTGTTTTTGCGACACTTTCATCCGAGAAAGGAGGACCCCGCCATGGCCGCCGCCCTGCATGGCCCGCCCGACGCGCCGAAAGTCGCGTCCGGCGAGACGGGTTTGCGCGAGACCGCCTATGCCTCGGTCGTCGCCGCCGTCGTGGTCTGCCTGATCTATTTCGGCCGGCCGCTGCTCGTGCCGCTGGCCCTGTCGATCCTGATGGCCTTCGCGCTGGCGCCGGTGGTCGAATTCCTGCGGCGGCTGCGGGTCGGCCGCATCGCCGGCGTGATCCTGACCGTGACGGCCGCGGTCCTGCTGATCAGCGGCATCGCCGCCTTCATCGGCACCCAGCTTGCCTGGCTCGCCGTCGGCATGCCGCAGTACCAGCAAAACATCGTCCACAAGATACAGTCGGTGGAGGGCTCGGCCGCAAACAACGGCATGGTGAAGAGCGCCGTTGCCTTCTTCGACAATCTGAACGAGCAGATCGCGAATGTGCCGCTCGCGCCGACAAACAACGAGCAGCTCCAGTCCAAGACCACGGCCCAGGTCAACACCGCCGCCGTGCCGGTCGTCATCCAGGAGCCGCCGGCCGATCCACTGACGCTGATGAAGAACGTCGCCGGACCGCTGCTGGAGCCACTCGCCAATCTGACGATCGTGATCATCTTCGTGATTTTCATCCTGCTGCAAAAGGAGGATCTTCGGGACCGCTTCATCATGCTGGCGGGGCCGCGCGACCTGCAGCGCACCACGCTGGCCATCGACGACGGCGCCGAGCGGCTGAGCCGCTACCTGCTGCTCCAGACCGCGGTCAACACGGCCTTCGGCCTCCTGGTCGGAGTCGGGCTATGGGCGGCGGGCGTGCCCAATCCGGCGTTGTGGGGATTGATCGCGGCGATGTTCCGCTTCGTCCCCTATATCGGCGTTCCGATCGCGGCGCTCTTTCCGCTGGCGCTTTCGATCGCCATCGATCCCGGCTGGACGGTGACGTTCTGGACGCTCGGCGTCTTCATCGTGCTGGAATCGATCACCGGGCAGGCAGTCGAGCCCTGGCTCTACGGCCGCAATATGGGACTGTCGGCGCTGGCCGTCGTCGTCGCGGCGGGCTTTTGGACTTTCGTGTGGGGTCCCGTCGGGCTCTTGCTGTCGACGCCGCTGACCATGATCCTGGTGGTGATCGGCCGCCACGTCGACCAGCTTCGCTTTCTCGACGTGATGCTAGGCGACGCGCCGCCCATGGCGCCGGAGGAAAGCTTCTACCTGCGCATGCTGGCTGGCAATTCCGATGAAGCGGCCGAGCAGGCCGAGTTGTTCCTCTCCGACCATTCGCTGCCGGCCTATTTCGACGAAGTCGCGGTGCGCGGCCTCGCCCTGGCGCAGCTCGACGTCAACCGCGGGGCGCTGACCGAGGAGGGACGCAAGCGCGTCGCCAGGACGGTCGAGGTCTTCGTCGACAATCTGGCGATGCATGAGGACCCGGAAGCCAGGGCGGCCGGCAACGTCTCCGCCGAG from Rhizomicrobium sp. carries:
- a CDS encoding carboxyl transferase domain-containing protein — protein: MSFDSILIANRGEIAVRIARAAGDLGLRSVAIYSDDDATSAHVKAADAAQALGASGPAAYLDIARVIATAKAAKCQAIHPGYGFLSENAEFAADCEKVGLVFIGPSPHVLSIFGDKARARALAERFGVPVLPGTPGPATLEQVREFLRATRGPIVIKAIAGGGGRGMRIVARDAELETAYLRCRSEARASFGNDAVYAEALMPDARHIEVQVAGDGRSASHVWERDCTLQRRHQKIVEIAPAPRLDPQLRRQLCDAAVWLADDVNLKGLATFEFLIDPHPARHASAFAFIEANPRLQVEHTVTEEVTGIDLVGVQIELARGRTLRDIGLTQDVVPAPRGFAVQLRINMEKIESDGTIKPSGGTLSAFAPPSGPGVRVDTFGYEGYATNPAFDPLLAKLIVHGPDYATAMTRASRALNEFVIGGVATNLAFLHELIGRADVLKGRAHTRYVEEHTADLVAAAADWHPQHAGAVAAPQTADAAPTTVVAPAGTVAVTAPMQGKIVSVDVKPGDAVRRGASVAVLEAMKMEHLVAAPVSGRIHSLARAPGTVVFEGDPLLFLAPQEVAGTEETRAVEADPDFIRPDLAESNARHAFGYDASRPEAVARRRGTNQRTVRENIAQLCDPGSFIEYGALAFAAQRRRRELDDLIANTPGDGIVTGLGTVNAKHFGEAKARCAVMAYDYTVLAGTQGAMNHRKKDRLLTVAEEWKLPVVCFTEGGGGRPGDTDFPSVAGLDTPTFRQYARLSGLVPRIGVNSGRCFAGNAALLGCSDVVIATANSNIGMGGPAMIEGGGLGVFRPRDVGPMSVQVPNGVVDVAVADEIEAIDVAKKYLAYFQGPVAAWDCANQKELRHLIPENRLRIYESRKVIETLADTGSVLELRRDFAPGLITALVRIEGAPFGLIANNPMFIAGAIDAPCADKAARFLQLCDAFGLPILSLCDTPGFMVGPDAEKTALVRRVSRMFVVGGALSVPIFTIVLRKGYGLGAQAMAGGSFHAPFFIVSWPTGEFGGMGLEGAARLGYRRELEAEPTPEAREALLKKLAAQSYARGKAINMAAYLEIDDVIDPADTRRWIMRGYRSLPPWDASKRRTFIDTW
- a CDS encoding protein-glutamate O-methyltransferase CheR, which produces MTEDDLDFLSRIVRRRSGLILPPTKTRFVAGQLSPVMRRFGFRSIDGLMAELRHGRDTLARAVTEAMTTNESSFFRDKAAFEHFRDLILPRLIEDRAQTKRLRIWCAACAAGQEPYSIAMLLDDAKLVSKGWNIDLIATDLSTEMIARAEEGLYTHFEVQRGLAIRRLVSHFAQEGGSWRIHENLRRMVTFRAFNLLDSYGWLDDLDIVFCRNVLIYFERKTKIDVLDKIADVLVPDGALVLGHAESVRGLSSVFVPVDHAPGIFVKGKAAAQRFAATG
- a CDS encoding response regulator yields the protein MRSCLVVDDSRVIRKVACRILQDLQFETGEADDGLSALVACRARMPELILLDWNMPNMNGIEFLKTLRRERDGARPIVVFCTTENDVAHITEALGAGANEYIMKPFDRGIIEAKLAEVGLM
- a CDS encoding histidine phosphotransferase family protein, translated to MDDIEFAAFLVSRVCHDLVGPLGAVVNGLEVMEDERDAAMRADALKIVTSSALQALARLQFMRIAFGAAGSAGAELDVGEIGRLVAGLLEGGKVQLNWQGGHVNWPKNWAKLLMNAALLGADCLPRGGQLSVMVGADPAAPAFKIVATSPYARVLDDVANAVRGEETHLDARGIQPYLAHKLSRDLNAGLTLTAREGAVELVAG
- a CDS encoding ABC transporter substrate-binding protein, coding for MRLAAIRRVVTAALAVLAFAIVSPAAAATPAEDLVANNIHKGLEILNDVHLTQDQRRAAFEDFLLGITDLKRVAVFTLGDYAVKATPADRDAFAAAFQRYAVTVYQSYFQRYSGQTLKVTGSRVNGPADDIVTTLLVDPKEQSGRPLEVDFRVRSDIGKPVIVDFSVAGIWLAPAEHDEFVAFLGRNGGGVPALSAYMDQLRANIASGN
- the cysQ gene encoding 3'(2'),5'-bisphosphate nucleotidase CysQ, which translates into the protein MPSPSHHLIALAALAHEAGVIVMRHYEAGTAARKKADHSPVTDADEEAEAHILRGLRDAAPDVPVIAEEEVAAGRLPAIGNHFFLVDPLDGTKEFINRNGEFTVNIAEVQNGIAIRGVVYAPAKHRLFLGETPGGAFETETAVDVPPDIALAKPIHVRKAPADGLIAVASRSHRDKKTEEYLAAYPVKDFITAGSSLKFCLVAAGEADIYPRHGTTMEWDTAAGHAVLVAAGGTVTKLDGSPFLYGRAAEGFTNPHFVARGGR
- a CDS encoding NfeD family protein, with protein sequence MDAITQFLNNQAAWHWWALGAVLLALEIASTTQYLLWPGIAALLVGVLKFLVPSLDGRLAVFLFAVIAVVATAVWKRSAWGRAERNTHTNLNDRSAQYVGRMVRAEENFVNGRGAVRVDDTRWCANTVDGSSPIKGDMLRVSGADGAELKVQLAPGFPDTRRGGDLGSARVRREGATER
- a CDS encoding SPFH domain-containing protein, giving the protein MDGATIFVLALLVLALVTIFSGVKSVPQGREWTVERFGRFTKVLKPGLNLIVPYVDRIGRKLSMMEEVLTIPSQVVITRDNATVTADAIAFYQVVDAAKAAYEVANLQAGITNLCLTNARTVIGAMDLDEVLSKRDEINQRLLSVVDQATSPWGVKVTRIEIKDLSPPTDITEAMARQMKAERFRRAEVTQADGEKQGAILRAEGAKQSAILQAEGRKEAAFRDAEARERLAQAEAKATQMVSDSIEAGNVNALNYFLGQKYVDAFAQLANAPNQKFVVVPMESAGLLGSIAGIAEMTREAITTQVATAAAPRARGQNAAGTVPNVAPPTRPAGT
- a CDS encoding EipA family protein codes for the protein MRHFRILGALFAALAALALSVAPTAADDRNANDDTFSPNEIVQAGSDFFGVTTEVMAKAVQRVTEDLGLPDGYIKGDEGSGAFILGVRYGSGWLIRKGMEPTKVYWKGPSIGFDVGGNGSKVFTLVYNLKEERRLYQRFPGVEGSIYFIAGIGVNYLRSGGVTLAPMRTGVGLRAGVNAHYMVYSDRRDWFPL
- the secF gene encoding protein translocase subunit SecF, which gives rise to MPLLRFLPEATKINFVRARYFAFAIDGLLLLASIISIAVHGFNLGIDFTGGVAIEVKYAQTIDIGQMRADIGNLGFKEVQVTYFGGGQCDTPANSCALIRVQPQSDEANQAVAQTIKAKLGTAYTIRNTDVVGPQVSAELFHAGILATLLAVLAIALWVAFRFEWQYGVSAALATGHDVLVTAGLFSILHLDFTLTSIAALLTLAGYSINDTVVVFDRIRENRRKYKRMPLPDLINLSTNQMLTRTILTSVATGVSIIPLLLYGGPSLFDFSAAILFGIVVGTFSSIYVAAALLLYLPAPAGNIATETSDASA
- a CDS encoding AI-2E family transporter → MAAALHGPPDAPKVASGETGLRETAYASVVAAVVVCLIYFGRPLLVPLALSILMAFALAPVVEFLRRLRVGRIAGVILTVTAAVLLISGIAAFIGTQLAWLAVGMPQYQQNIVHKIQSVEGSAANNGMVKSAVAFFDNLNEQIANVPLAPTNNEQLQSKTTAQVNTAAVPVVIQEPPADPLTLMKNVAGPLLEPLANLTIVIIFVIFILLQKEDLRDRFIMLAGPRDLQRTTLAIDDGAERLSRYLLLQTAVNTAFGLLVGVGLWAAGVPNPALWGLIAAMFRFVPYIGVPIAALFPLALSIAIDPGWTVTFWTLGVFIVLESITGQAVEPWLYGRNMGLSALAVVVAAGFWTFVWGPVGLLLSTPLTMILVVIGRHVDQLRFLDVMLGDAPPMAPEESFYLRMLAGNSDEAAEQAELFLSDHSLPAYFDEVAVRGLALAQLDVNRGALTEEGRKRVARTVEVFVDNLAMHEDPEARAAGNVSAEVPSDWHRKPVLCVAGRSVLDHAAANLLAHLLERQGIGARIASFEEVSPSSIHDLTVDGVRAICVSYLEPGNPKNARYLARRLRKRMPGLPLIAGFWSVIEDDTHYLDSFEATECDFLANNLRQAVEQIITLMRRTDGHFVSTVEQIEEEAVTD